The following coding sequences lie in one Thalassoglobus polymorphus genomic window:
- a CDS encoding NADAR family protein gives MEIWFHSKSSTYSWLSNFSEDGFTLDGEFWPSVEHFYQAQKYVGTEHSMQIRNAESPLKARKAGKNRSLVPRPDWDEVKIVVMLSALEAKFLQNQRLKRKLLETKDHELVHESKSDSFWGRSREGAGQNYLGELLMQVREELA, from the coding sequence ATGGAGATCTGGTTTCATTCTAAGAGCAGCACATATTCATGGCTATCGAATTTTTCTGAAGACGGATTTACGCTCGACGGCGAATTTTGGCCAAGTGTCGAGCATTTCTATCAAGCACAGAAGTATGTTGGAACCGAGCACTCAATGCAGATTCGGAATGCTGAGTCCCCCCTTAAAGCCAGGAAAGCGGGAAAAAACCGCTCATTGGTTCCGCGACCTGATTGGGATGAAGTCAAAATCGTTGTGATGCTAAGTGCATTGGAGGCAAAGTTTTTGCAAAACCAGAGATTGAAACGAAAGTTGCTGGAAACGAAAGATCATGAACTTGTCCACGAGTCGAAATCAGACTCTTTCTGGGGAAGGTCACGTGAAGGGGCCGGTCAGAACTACCTTGGTGAACTCCTCATGCAGGTCCGCGAGGAGCTTGCCTGA